The proteins below are encoded in one region of Arthrobacter sp. CJ23:
- a CDS encoding MFS transporter — translation MDTTQSVVEKSAIRKVAIRLVPFVALMFFINYLDRTAISFAGPNGMNSDLALSAAQFGFASGVFFIGYILLEVPSNLALHRFGARRWLARIMVSWGIVSLLFTWVGNVEQLYILRFILGVAEAGFFPGAILFLSLWVPSKHRSKILALFYLAQPLTTVIGAPLAGALIQQHGLFFGLEGWRFMFFGVAIPAIIVGIIAWFYLADSPAKAKWLTSEEKTWLTGALEKEKKETAASNKHVSVRTVFGNGRVWMLSLIYFGFIYGLYALGFFLPTIIAAFEGLYGTKFDVFQKGLITAIPYLPAAFALYFWSKDATKRGVKTWHIALPALTGAVSIPLALFAGSPAATIAVITITAMSIFAALPNFWTVPTQFLTGAAAAAGIALINTVGNLAGFSAGYITGWLKDLTGGYAVPMFVVGGFMLLSSILMVVLSRSGKTSEGIPAEALDPAGAGHYAEP, via the coding sequence GTGGACACCACACAATCGGTGGTCGAAAAATCCGCAATCAGGAAAGTGGCGATACGGCTGGTGCCGTTCGTCGCCCTGATGTTCTTCATCAATTACCTGGACCGTACGGCCATCTCGTTCGCCGGCCCCAACGGCATGAACTCGGACCTTGCCCTCTCGGCGGCCCAGTTCGGCTTCGCGTCCGGCGTGTTCTTCATCGGCTATATCCTCCTGGAGGTTCCCAGCAACCTCGCGCTGCACAGGTTCGGCGCCCGCCGCTGGCTCGCCCGGATCATGGTCAGCTGGGGCATCGTGTCCCTGCTGTTCACGTGGGTGGGCAACGTCGAGCAGCTCTACATCCTGCGCTTCATCCTGGGCGTGGCCGAGGCCGGCTTCTTCCCCGGTGCCATCCTCTTCCTGAGCCTGTGGGTTCCGTCCAAGCACCGCAGCAAGATCCTCGCCCTCTTCTACTTGGCCCAGCCGCTGACCACGGTGATCGGCGCTCCGCTTGCCGGCGCCTTGATCCAGCAGCACGGTCTCTTCTTCGGCCTCGAAGGCTGGCGCTTCATGTTTTTCGGCGTTGCCATCCCCGCGATCATCGTCGGCATCATCGCCTGGTTCTACCTGGCCGACTCCCCCGCCAAGGCCAAGTGGCTCACCTCTGAGGAGAAGACCTGGCTGACAGGCGCCCTGGAAAAGGAAAAGAAGGAAACTGCCGCCAGCAACAAGCACGTCAGCGTCCGCACCGTATTCGGCAACGGCCGCGTCTGGATGCTCTCCCTGATCTACTTCGGCTTCATCTACGGCCTCTACGCCCTGGGCTTCTTCCTGCCGACCATCATCGCCGCCTTCGAGGGCCTCTACGGCACCAAGTTCGATGTCTTCCAGAAGGGCCTGATCACGGCCATCCCGTACCTGCCGGCCGCCTTCGCCTTGTACTTCTGGTCCAAGGACGCCACCAAGCGCGGCGTCAAGACGTGGCACATTGCCCTTCCCGCCCTGACCGGCGCCGTCAGCATCCCGCTGGCCCTGTTCGCTGGTTCCCCGGCGGCAACCATCGCCGTCATCACCATCACGGCCATGTCCATCTTCGCGGCACTGCCGAACTTCTGGACCGTTCCCACGCAATTCCTCACCGGCGCAGCAGCCGCAGCCGGTATCGCGCTGATCAACACGGTGGGCAACCTGGCAGGCTTCAGCGCCGGCTACATCACGGGTTGGCTCAAGGACCTGACCGGCGGCTACGCGGTCCCCATGTTTGTCGTGGGCGGCTTCATGTTGCTCTCCTCGATCCTCATGGTGGTCCTCAGCCGGTCCGGCAAGACCAGCGAAGGCATCCCCGCCGAGGCCCTCGACCCCGCAGGCGCCGGCCACTACGCAGAACCGTAA
- a CDS encoding dihydroxyacetone kinase family protein, which produces MTRLFNEPAAFADEMIEGFVASHGRWVRRVPGGVARSTQSTPETVALVIGGGSGHYPAFAGLVGQGLAHGAAMGNLFASPSAQQVYNVAKAADNGSGVLLGYGNYAGDVLHFTQAQDKLRAEGIDCRSIAVTDDISSAPPAERRKRRGIAGDLTVFKVAAAAAEAGYSMDTVLEVAERANERTRSFGVAFTGCTLPGADHPLFSVPAGRMAVGMGIHGEPGIGETDIPTADELAELMVGKLLTEVPDGIPSPLDTNKPSRVVPILNGLGGVKYEELFVLYRRVSQLLAEAGIEAVDPQVGELVTSFDMAGTSLTLFWLDAELEELWNAPADAPAFRRGAVTAAALEGSDGGFADVELSIPDATAESRIGAVRVLAALDAAKAVVDANVAELGRIDAIAGDGDHGIGMERGIRAAVAAAADAVERGAGAATTLHVAGDAWADKAGGTSGALWGLALRAVGDALGNTTAPDAAAVAAGVADATAAIMNFGKATVGDKTMVDVLVPFRDALATGVNDGQSLTEAWGAAATVAQLSADDTSRLLPLMGRARPHAEKSLGTPDAGAISLALIVRAIHTTLVENTAEKTTAAEKARVKETA; this is translated from the coding sequence ATGACCCGCTTGTTCAATGAACCCGCAGCTTTCGCCGACGAGATGATCGAAGGATTCGTCGCATCGCACGGCCGCTGGGTCCGCCGCGTTCCTGGCGGCGTCGCCCGCAGCACGCAGAGCACCCCTGAAACCGTGGCGCTCGTGATCGGCGGCGGCTCCGGCCACTACCCCGCCTTCGCCGGGCTCGTCGGACAGGGCCTGGCCCACGGCGCCGCGATGGGCAACCTCTTCGCCTCGCCGTCGGCACAACAGGTGTACAACGTTGCCAAGGCAGCGGACAACGGCTCTGGTGTGCTCCTCGGCTACGGCAACTACGCCGGCGATGTCCTGCACTTCACCCAGGCCCAGGACAAGCTCCGCGCCGAGGGCATCGACTGCCGCAGCATCGCCGTCACCGATGACATCTCCTCCGCCCCGCCTGCCGAACGTCGCAAGCGCCGCGGCATCGCCGGTGACCTGACGGTGTTCAAGGTGGCCGCCGCGGCCGCCGAGGCCGGTTACTCCATGGACACCGTGCTGGAGGTGGCCGAACGCGCGAATGAGCGCACACGCTCCTTCGGGGTCGCCTTCACGGGCTGCACCCTGCCGGGCGCGGACCACCCGCTCTTCTCCGTTCCCGCGGGCCGCATGGCCGTGGGCATGGGCATCCACGGTGAACCCGGCATCGGCGAAACGGACATCCCGACGGCGGATGAACTCGCCGAACTCATGGTCGGCAAGCTACTGACCGAGGTCCCGGACGGCATCCCGTCGCCGCTCGACACCAACAAACCCTCCCGCGTGGTCCCCATCCTCAACGGCCTGGGCGGCGTGAAGTACGAGGAACTCTTCGTCCTCTACCGCCGCGTGTCGCAGTTGCTTGCCGAGGCCGGCATCGAGGCTGTGGACCCGCAGGTGGGCGAACTGGTCACCAGCTTCGACATGGCCGGCACCTCCCTCACCTTGTTCTGGCTGGACGCGGAACTGGAAGAACTCTGGAACGCTCCCGCGGACGCCCCGGCCTTCCGCCGCGGCGCGGTCACCGCGGCAGCGCTGGAAGGCTCGGACGGCGGCTTTGCCGACGTCGAGCTTTCCATCCCGGACGCCACCGCTGAGTCCCGCATCGGGGCCGTCCGCGTCCTCGCCGCCCTGGACGCCGCGAAGGCCGTGGTCGACGCGAACGTGGCCGAGCTTGGCCGGATCGATGCGATCGCCGGCGACGGCGACCATGGCATCGGCATGGAACGCGGCATCCGCGCCGCCGTGGCAGCGGCGGCAGACGCCGTCGAACGCGGCGCCGGCGCCGCCACCACCCTGCACGTCGCCGGGGACGCGTGGGCAGACAAGGCCGGCGGAACGTCGGGCGCCCTGTGGGGCCTGGCCCTGCGGGCCGTGGGCGACGCACTCGGGAACACCACCGCCCCCGACGCCGCTGCCGTCGCAGCCGGAGTGGCCGACGCCACCGCCGCCATCATGAACTTCGGCAAGGCCACCGTGGGCGACAAGACCATGGTGGACGTCCTGGTCCCGTTCCGCGACGCACTGGCCACGGGAGTGAATGACGGGCAGTCCCTCACCGAGGCGTGGGGCGCCGCCGCCACGGTTGCGCAACTGTCCGCCGACGATACGAGCCGGCTGCTGCCCCTCATGGGCCGCGCCCGCCCGCACGCCGAGAAGAGTCTCGGAACCCCCGACGCCGGAGCCATTTCACTGGCGCTGATCGTCCGGGCCATCCACACCACCCTCGTCGAAAACACCGCCGAGAAGACCACAGCAGCTGAGAAAGCCCGAGTAAAGGAGACAGCATGA